A region of Ignavibacteriota bacterium DNA encodes the following proteins:
- the purE gene encoding 5-(carboxyamino)imidazole ribonucleotide mutase, protein MAKVGIIMGSDSDLPTMQPAADVCKEFGIDCEIRVVSAHRTPDDMAEYAKTAKSRGISVIIAGAGGAAHLPGMTASYTTLPVIGVPVQSRALNGLDSLLSIVQMPAGVPVATVAIGGGKNAGLLALSILALNNESLSSKLEDYKIQIMNESREKNNNPVFS, encoded by the coding sequence ATGGCAAAAGTTGGTATAATTATGGGAAGTGACTCAGACCTTCCGACAATGCAACCTGCGGCGGATGTTTGCAAAGAATTTGGTATTGATTGTGAAATTCGTGTTGTCAGTGCTCATAGAACTCCTGATGATATGGCTGAATATGCAAAAACTGCGAAATCCCGCGGTATTTCAGTGATAATCGCCGGAGCAGGTGGTGCCGCACACCTTCCGGGAATGACAGCCTCATATACTACTTTGCCGGTTATTGGAGTTCCTGTGCAGTCACGTGCTTTAAACGGTCTCGATTCACTTCTATCAATTGTGCAGATGCCTGCAGGGGTTCCTGTTGCAACAGTAGCAATTGGAGGCGGAAAAAATGCCGGTCTGCTGGCTTTATCAATACTTGCTTTAAATAATGAATCACTTTCAAGCAAACTTGAGGATTATAAAATACAAATTATGAATGAATCTAGAGAAAAGAATAATAATCCAGTATTCAGCTAA
- a CDS encoding class I SAM-dependent rRNA methyltransferase gives MEIINLKNGSERKIRTGYLWAFNNELVEVKHLTPGTVVELFNYNNSKSFGKCFYNPNSLITVRLLKTSGEINTNFFIERIRKAKNHRDFLLPNQSNYRLVFGESDLLSGLIIDKYENNFSLQIHSIGMELNRDMIVEALLNIYPETEFIIMRANSKMREIEGLSLEDEILFGKDPGKILTNDSNIKLEISLTESQKTGYFLDQRFHRYEIGRIAKGKRVLDCYTNQGGFALHSKAGGASEVTAIDSSQEALNFAERNAEINSLDINFVRDDVKFFLENAAVNKQRWDIIILDPPAFSKTKKAVGAAKNAYIAINTLGIRLLKPGGMLATASCSQHLREDTFMEIIQNSARKAGRNLTQIYRGFQPPDHPVHISMPETSYLKFFIFKIDY, from the coding sequence TTGGAAATAATTAATCTAAAAAACGGCTCAGAAAGGAAGATTAGAACCGGTTATCTTTGGGCATTTAACAACGAATTGGTTGAAGTAAAGCATCTGACACCCGGAACCGTGGTTGAATTATTCAATTATAATAATTCCAAGAGTTTCGGAAAATGCTTCTACAACCCTAACAGTCTCATAACTGTAAGATTGCTGAAAACATCAGGCGAAATAAACACAAACTTTTTTATTGAAAGAATTAGAAAAGCAAAAAATCACAGAGATTTTCTTCTACCTAATCAATCAAATTATCGCCTTGTTTTCGGGGAGTCTGACTTGCTTTCAGGTTTGATAATTGACAAATATGAAAATAATTTCTCTTTACAAATCCATTCAATCGGAATGGAACTGAATCGGGATATGATAGTTGAGGCGTTATTGAATATTTATCCTGAAACGGAATTCATAATAATGCGTGCAAATTCGAAAATGCGTGAAATCGAAGGACTATCACTCGAAGATGAAATACTTTTTGGTAAGGATCCCGGAAAAATTCTTACAAATGACAGTAATATCAAACTCGAAATATCTCTTACCGAAAGTCAGAAAACAGGTTATTTTCTCGACCAGAGATTCCATCGTTACGAAATCGGAAGAATAGCTAAAGGAAAAAGAGTACTGGACTGCTACACAAATCAAGGTGGCTTTGCACTTCACTCAAAGGCAGGTGGAGCAAGCGAAGTTACTGCTATTGACAGTTCGCAGGAGGCACTGAATTTTGCTGAACGAAATGCTGAAATAAATTCACTTGATATTAATTTCGTCAGGGATGATGTTAAATTTTTTCTTGAAAACGCTGCTGTAAACAAACAGCGTTGGGATATAATCATTCTTGACCCACCGGCATTTTCCAAAACAAAAAAAGCTGTCGGGGCTGCCAAAAACGCATATATAGCAATAAATACTTTGGGTATCAGGCTACTAAAACCAGGCGGTATGCTTGCAACAGCGAGTTGCTCACAGCACTTAAGAGAAGATACTTTTATGGAAATAATTCAAAATTCAGCAAGAAAAGCGGGAAGAAATTTAACTCAAATATATCGAGGATTTCAACCACCGGACCATCCCGTTCATATTTCTATGCCTGAAACGTCTTATCTCAAGTTTTTTATATTCAAAATTGATTATTAA
- a CDS encoding TetR/AcrR family transcriptional regulator, with amino-acid sequence MLDLIKNIQINVNDKIYLKDPVLTHLGRYIVKESINLIDEIGLEEFTFKKLAQKVGSTESSIYRYFCNKHRILLYLMSWYWGWLEYKLVFSINNISDPAEKLKSSISVLADELEDIELNGMINLKALSRIAIAESAKSYLTKEVDNENKEGLFSSYKNLCKRLSNICDEINPEYKYSKSLASTIYEGIHHQKFCAHHFHSLTDFSSDNLGFKEYFINLALDNLRSDRNGRN; translated from the coding sequence ATGCTGGATTTAATTAAAAATATACAAATTAATGTTAATGATAAGATATATCTGAAAGACCCTGTTTTAACTCATTTAGGACGATATATTGTCAAGGAAAGTATCAATTTGATTGATGAAATCGGATTGGAAGAGTTTACTTTTAAAAAATTGGCACAGAAAGTTGGTTCAACAGAAAGCTCAATTTACAGATATTTTTGCAATAAGCACAGAATATTGTTATATCTTATGTCTTGGTATTGGGGCTGGCTTGAATATAAACTTGTTTTCTCTATTAATAATATCTCAGATCCAGCAGAAAAACTTAAATCTTCAATTTCTGTTTTAGCAGATGAGCTCGAAGATATTGAACTGAATGGAATGATAAATCTCAAAGCTTTAAGCAGGATTGCAATTGCCGAATCAGCAAAGTCATATTTGACTAAAGAAGTAGATAACGAGAATAAAGAAGGGCTCTTTAGCTCATATAAAAACTTATGCAAGCGGCTCAGCAATATATGTGATGAAATTAATCCTGAATATAAATACTCAAAATCACTTGCATCTACTATTTATGAAGGAATTCATCATCAGAAATTTTGTGCTCATCATTTCCATTCTTTAACTGATTTTTCTTCTGATAATTTGGGATTTAAAGAATATTTTATTAATCTTGCATTAGATAATTTAAGAAGTGACCGAAATGGCAGAAACTAA
- a CDS encoding ATP-binding cassette domain-containing protein, with protein MAETKPSLQPWTRFFNLLKVDRQEVINIYIYAIFNGIVSLSLPLGIQAIINLIIGGQISTTWIILIIFVLSGVVISGILQILQLYMTENLQQKIFTRGAFEFTFRIPKLKLDLLDKVYVPELVNRFFDINTVQKGLSKILIDFSTASLQVFLGLVLLSFYHPFFIIYGVVLIILVVLIIRFTGPKGLATSLKESSYKYEVVHWLEEIARTIETFKMAGNTNLPFEKTDKAVTGYLNNRKEHFKILIYQYSVMILFKVFITAGLLILGGLLVIDQQMNVGQFVAAEIIILLVIASVEKLILSMETIYDVLTAIEKIGTVTDLEMETSDNTICEVKDFSHGMNLSIKNLSYKFAGSKFDILKDINLDFKSGEKICVTGYDGSGKSMFFRILAGYFDEFRGNILINGIPYVNFDRDELRSMISYSQTKEDTIFSGTLAENISLGRQHVKFEDVKFSADLFGLLRFFDVFPRGYNTLLTPEGKQLPKSIILKIMLARAIASKPKVLIMEDLLSRLKSLDKEAFLNHVLEKNNKMTVIMVTNEREIAQKCDKIIRFDSGEVADIGTYDELKNESWFSILFNQ; from the coding sequence ATGGCAGAAACTAAACCTTCATTGCAGCCCTGGACAAGATTTTTCAACCTTTTGAAAGTTGACAGACAAGAGGTAATAAACATATATATTTACGCTATATTTAACGGGATAGTCAGTCTATCTTTACCACTTGGAATACAAGCGATAATTAATTTAATTATTGGCGGTCAGATTTCTACAACATGGATAATCCTGATTATATTTGTTTTGTCAGGTGTAGTGATTTCAGGAATATTGCAAATTCTTCAGCTTTATATGACTGAAAATTTGCAACAGAAAATTTTCACTCGTGGTGCTTTCGAATTTACTTTTAGAATTCCAAAACTAAAACTGGACTTGCTTGATAAAGTGTATGTTCCGGAGCTTGTTAACAGATTTTTTGATATAAATACTGTTCAGAAAGGTTTATCCAAAATATTAATTGATTTTTCAACAGCATCATTGCAAGTATTCCTTGGATTGGTTTTGCTTTCATTTTATCACCCGTTTTTTATAATATATGGGGTTGTGCTGATTATACTTGTAGTTTTGATAATCCGATTTACAGGACCAAAAGGATTGGCTACCAGCTTAAAAGAGTCTTCATATAAATATGAAGTTGTACATTGGCTTGAGGAAATAGCGAGAACAATCGAAACATTCAAAATGGCAGGCAATACTAATCTCCCATTTGAAAAAACAGACAAAGCTGTTACAGGATATCTGAATAACAGAAAAGAGCACTTTAAGATATTGATATATCAGTATTCGGTAATGATTCTTTTCAAAGTGTTCATTACAGCAGGGTTGCTTATTCTCGGTGGATTGCTTGTAATTGACCAGCAAATGAATGTTGGGCAGTTTGTTGCGGCAGAAATAATTATATTGCTTGTAATTGCTTCAGTTGAAAAGTTAATTCTTAGTATGGAAACAATATATGATGTGCTCACAGCAATCGAAAAAATAGGCACTGTTACTGATTTAGAAATGGAGACAAGCGATAATACTATTTGTGAAGTAAAAGATTTCAGCCATGGTATGAATCTAAGTATTAAGAATTTGAGTTACAAGTTTGCAGGTTCAAAATTTGATATTCTTAAAGATATAAATTTGGATTTCAAATCAGGAGAAAAAATTTGTGTTACTGGATATGACGGCTCCGGTAAATCAATGTTTTTTAGAATATTAGCAGGATATTTTGACGAATTCAGGGGAAATATTTTAATTAATGGTATTCCTTATGTTAATTTTGACAGAGACGAACTTCGTTCGATGATTAGCTATAGCCAGACCAAGGAGGATACAATTTTTAGTGGTACACTTGCTGAAAACATATCATTAGGACGTCAGCATGTAAAATTTGAAGATGTGAAATTTTCAGCTGATTTATTCGGTTTGCTCAGATTTTTCGATGTATTTCCAAGAGGTTACAATACCTTGTTGACCCCTGAAGGAAAACAACTTCCGAAGAGCATTATACTTAAAATAATGCTTGCAAGAGCAATTGCAAGCAAACCTAAAGTGTTAATTATGGAAGATTTGCTTTCAAGATTGAAAAGTTTGGATAAAGAAGCGTTTTTAAATCACGTCTTGGAAAAAAACAATAAAATGACCGTGATTATGGTAACAAATGAAAGAGAAATAGCTCAAAAGTGTGATAAAATTATTAGATTTGACAGTGGTGAAGTAGCAGATATCGGAACTTACGATGAACTGAAGAATGAATCATGGTTTTCAATATTATTTAATCAGTGA
- a CDS encoding HlyD family efflux transporter periplasmic adaptor subunit, which translates to MLNISKVSVADKVEIKKYYSFSLLRNYKTGKVISRILLSIFIVFMIIMFLPWTQNVRVEGYVGTLNPDQKPQTVNSIIGGKIVKWYVREGDYIQKGDKIVEISEIKDEYFDPKLLERVASQIQAKKDAIISYEGKINALENRISAVARIRDIKVEQSKNYFQQTKLKVQSDSIDLVAANTNFNIAKQQLSRMEELFNQGLKSLTDLEQRRLKIQDAEAKLISATNKLLTSQNELINAEVEISSQLNQYSDNLAKAESERWETLSKLFEARAELTKMENMLQNYEIRSGMYIITAPQNGFVARSSKSGIGEIIKEGDEVISIAPSDYDPAIEMYISPMDLPLMKIGQKIRIIFDGWPSIVFSGWPDLSIGTFGGEVVGMDYYISSNGKYRILIAPDPDDAEWPDVLRIGSGAMGMILLNDVPIWYETWRQFNGFPPDFYNKEEVDNSKIDKNGSDLMKPPGKSLK; encoded by the coding sequence ATGTTAAATATAAGTAAAGTATCGGTTGCTGATAAGGTAGAAATCAAAAAGTATTATTCATTTTCACTTCTCAGGAATTATAAAACCGGAAAAGTAATTTCAAGGATATTGCTATCAATTTTCATAGTCTTTATGATTATAATGTTTCTGCCCTGGACACAGAATGTAAGAGTGGAAGGATATGTTGGAACACTTAACCCTGACCAGAAACCGCAAACAGTAAATTCAATTATTGGTGGTAAGATAGTAAAGTGGTATGTTCGTGAGGGCGATTACATTCAAAAGGGTGACAAAATTGTTGAAATATCAGAAATCAAGGATGAATATTTTGACCCAAAACTTTTGGAAAGAGTAGCGTCTCAAATTCAAGCGAAAAAAGACGCTATAATCTCTTATGAAGGTAAAATAAATGCTCTCGAAAATAGAATTAGTGCAGTCGCCAGAATAAGAGATATAAAAGTTGAGCAATCAAAAAATTACTTTCAGCAGACTAAACTGAAAGTGCAGTCAGATAGTATTGACCTTGTAGCCGCCAATACCAATTTTAATATTGCCAAGCAGCAGTTAAGTCGTATGGAAGAACTTTTCAACCAAGGACTTAAATCTCTTACAGATCTTGAGCAAAGAAGATTAAAAATCCAGGATGCTGAGGCAAAGCTGATTTCTGCTACTAATAAGCTTCTGACAAGTCAAAATGAGTTAATTAATGCTGAAGTTGAAATCAGCTCACAATTGAATCAATACTCGGACAATCTCGCAAAAGCTGAATCAGAAAGGTGGGAGACTCTCTCTAAGCTCTTTGAAGCACGAGCTGAACTCACTAAGATGGAAAATATGCTTCAAAATTATGAAATAAGAAGCGGCATGTATATCATAACTGCTCCTCAGAATGGTTTTGTTGCACGCTCATCAAAATCAGGTATAGGTGAAATTATTAAGGAAGGTGACGAAGTCATTTCAATTGCACCTTCGGATTATGATCCCGCTATTGAAATGTATATAAGTCCAATGGATTTACCGCTAATGAAGATAGGTCAAAAAATTAGGATTATTTTTGATGGATGGCCCTCAATTGTATTTTCAGGGTGGCCTGATTTATCTATTGGTACTTTCGGTGGAGAGGTAGTCGGAATGGATTATTATATAAGCAGTAACGGGAAATACAGAATTCTAATCGCACCTGATCCTGATGATGCAGAATGGCCCGATGTACTGCGAATTGGTTCTGGAGCTATGGGAATGATTCTACTCAATGATGTGCCTATTTGGTATGAGACCTGGAGGCAATTCAACGGATTCCCACCTGACTTCTATAACAAGGAAGAAGTGGACAATTCTAAGATTGACAAAAATGGATCTGACTTAATGAAGCCTCCCGGTAAATCTTTGAAGTAA
- a CDS encoding TolC family protein, with the protein MKIKLLVILFILNSALSSSNEIVMAESDFLLLVGKFHPVAKQAQLQIDIGRSNLLRAGGAFDPFISAQYSNKIYEDKSYYEIINSGLKIPIWFGPDINFGYEKSAGNYLNPERNLPNQGLLSAGIKMPLGQGLFIDNRRAAFRQAEIFGKLSEVEQVRILADLYFSAVSAYWDWSADYSILKLSTEILSVANERYEGIRQSFFQGDIPAIDTVEAYLQILNLDINLQSARNEFVSSSLYLSNFLWNENMIPMEINDNLIPDTNSELTLRPVNEILPLTQNIDSLIAIHPELQVYSLKLEELAVERRLKLEYLKPKLDLKYDYLNNAGNVFPNEIFPDQNFKVELDFNMPVFLRQGRGELQLTDIKIIEAELQFEAKKLELLNKVNSYLNEISILYQQFSLFSQALENYRILLEGEQIKFNAGESSLFLLNSRENSLLNANIKQIELFTKINTKIGALRWSLGTIGRVQ; encoded by the coding sequence ATGAAAATTAAATTATTAGTAATATTATTTATTCTAAATTCTGCATTATCATCATCAAATGAGATTGTGATGGCAGAATCTGATTTCCTTTTACTAGTTGGAAAATTCCATCCGGTCGCTAAGCAGGCTCAGCTTCAGATTGATATAGGAAGAAGCAATCTTTTGCGAGCAGGTGGTGCATTTGACCCATTTATTTCAGCTCAATATTCCAATAAAATTTACGAAGATAAATCCTATTACGAAATAATTAATTCCGGCTTAAAAATCCCTATATGGTTTGGTCCTGATATTAATTTTGGGTACGAGAAATCTGCCGGTAATTATCTAAATCCCGAAAGGAACTTGCCCAATCAGGGTTTGCTTTCAGCCGGAATTAAAATGCCATTAGGACAGGGACTATTTATTGATAATCGAAGAGCTGCATTTCGACAGGCTGAGATATTTGGTAAACTCAGTGAAGTAGAACAGGTCAGAATTCTTGCCGATTTGTATTTTAGCGCTGTTTCTGCATACTGGGACTGGTCAGCAGATTATAGTATATTGAAACTTTCGACAGAAATATTATCTGTTGCCAACGAGAGATATGAAGGTATCAGGCAATCTTTTTTTCAGGGCGATATTCCGGCTATAGACACTGTGGAAGCCTATTTGCAAATACTCAATTTAGACATCAATTTACAGTCCGCAAGAAATGAATTTGTTAGCTCAAGTCTTTATCTTTCTAATTTTCTTTGGAATGAAAATATGATTCCAATGGAAATTAATGATAATCTTATACCTGATACAAATTCAGAGCTGACTCTCAGACCTGTAAATGAGATACTTCCTCTGACTCAAAACATTGATTCACTAATTGCTATTCACCCTGAACTTCAGGTTTATTCCCTCAAACTTGAGGAGTTAGCAGTTGAAAGGCGCTTGAAATTGGAATATCTTAAGCCTAAGCTTGATCTGAAATATGATTATCTGAACAATGCCGGCAATGTATTTCCAAATGAGATATTTCCCGATCAAAATTTTAAAGTAGAATTAGACTTTAATATGCCGGTTTTTCTGCGACAAGGAAGAGGCGAGCTTCAGCTTACTGATATTAAAATAATTGAAGCAGAGCTGCAATTCGAAGCAAAAAAATTAGAACTGTTAAATAAGGTAAATTCTTATTTGAACGAAATCAGTATTTTGTATCAACAGTTCAGTTTATTCTCTCAAGCACTTGAAAACTACAGGATTCTTCTCGAAGGTGAACAAATTAAATTCAATGCCGGAGAAAGCTCCCTATTCCTTCTAAATTCCCGCGAGAATTCTCTACTAAATGCAAATATTAAGCAAATCGAACTTTTTACCAAAATTAACACTAAAATCGGTGCTCTTAGGTGGAGTCTTGGTACTATTGGAAGGGTACAATAG
- the bshC gene encoding bacillithiol biosynthesis cysteine-adding enzyme BshC gives MSDSIPLELLPGSSKIFQDFLIENTCDCSNVISKISERIYNRSLLTKLINFSIGEENLSDLQKNNLILLQESNTFAVVTGQQAGFLGGSLYTLFKAVDTIRISNELSNKYPDFKFVPIFWIEDNDDDLKESSVSCIYDSGNVPKYVNLNFDENLCVSGKKVVNEDLELIQSLKDDFKKYQFGQQISEIIDEVFEIGKSWSECFQNLYQKILGQYGLLFISASELMKSGIFQNLVLSELINTGYSQIAVDKRNKELEADGYHIQAQVSDINLFYHIGDKRFRIDIENENFRINNELIDKNSLIKIANENPENFCPKVLLRPIFQDAVLPTVVYVAGPGEIAYHKQTDYLYNLFNVIKPCLVMRTSATIIDKKAARYLSKIELKPSYFLKSFSIIEKELADNLLGAEHNEVFSEFQEKFLNLYSDLEKYLLSIDNQLDKTVNGALVRINEQINQLDKKAHSAAKRTNEELLQKYQYLSNLIFPAGKLQERTISPLVFLAQSDELITQLLNNKAENKHHIFIEI, from the coding sequence ATGTCTGATTCAATACCTTTAGAGTTACTTCCGGGTTCATCAAAAATATTTCAGGATTTTCTAATAGAAAACACTTGCGATTGTTCAAACGTGATTTCAAAAATTTCCGAAAGAATCTATAACAGAAGTTTGTTGACCAAGTTAATAAATTTTTCAATTGGTGAAGAGAACTTATCTGATTTGCAAAAAAATAATTTAATACTTTTGCAGGAAAGTAATACTTTTGCAGTTGTAACCGGTCAGCAAGCAGGTTTTTTAGGTGGTAGTCTATATACACTATTCAAAGCTGTTGATACAATCAGAATTTCAAACGAATTGAGTAATAAGTATCCTGATTTTAAATTTGTGCCAATATTTTGGATTGAAGACAATGATGATGATTTGAAGGAGTCTTCTGTCTCCTGCATTTATGACTCAGGAAATGTACCGAAATATGTAAATCTTAATTTTGATGAGAATCTCTGTGTTTCAGGGAAAAAAGTTGTAAACGAGGATTTAGAGCTTATTCAAAGTCTAAAGGATGATTTCAAAAAATATCAGTTTGGTCAGCAAATATCCGAAATTATTGATGAAGTATTTGAAATTGGTAAATCCTGGTCTGAATGTTTCCAAAATTTATATCAGAAAATTCTTGGTCAATACGGACTACTTTTTATTTCAGCTTCTGAATTGATGAAAAGCGGAATCTTCCAAAATTTAGTTCTTAGTGAACTCATTAATACCGGATATAGTCAAATTGCCGTGGATAAGAGGAATAAAGAATTAGAAGCAGATGGTTACCATATTCAGGCACAGGTTTCTGACATTAATCTTTTCTATCATATTGGTGATAAACGTTTTAGAATTGATATTGAAAATGAAAATTTTAGAATCAATAATGAGCTTATTGATAAGAATTCTTTGATTAAAATTGCAAATGAAAATCCTGAAAATTTCTGCCCAAAGGTTCTGCTTAGACCAATATTTCAGGATGCTGTTCTGCCTACGGTAGTTTATGTGGCAGGACCGGGCGAAATTGCTTATCATAAGCAAACTGATTATCTTTACAATCTATTTAATGTAATCAAACCTTGCCTTGTTATGCGAACTTCAGCTACGATAATTGACAAGAAAGCAGCTCGTTATCTATCAAAAATTGAACTTAAGCCTTCGTACTTTTTAAAAAGTTTTAGTATAATTGAGAAAGAATTGGCTGATAATCTTCTTGGCGCAGAGCATAATGAGGTTTTTAGCGAGTTTCAGGAGAAATTCCTGAATTTATATAGTGATTTAGAGAAATATCTGCTTAGTATTGATAATCAGCTTGATAAGACAGTAAACGGAGCACTTGTAAGAATTAATGAACAAATCAATCAATTGGACAAGAAAGCTCATTCTGCTGCAAAACGCACTAATGAAGAACTTTTACAAAAATATCAGTATTTATCAAACTTGATTTTTCCCGCCGGCAAATTACAGGAAAGAACGATTTCTCCACTTGTGTTTTTAGCACAATCAGATGAACTTATTACACAACTTTTAAATAACAAAGCTGAAAATAAACATCATATTTTTATTGAAATATGA
- a CDS encoding T9SS type A sorting domain-containing protein gives MKKLAVYLLFLSLTYSYSAIPEYMLIEGFTPETKHTHCESGCCSQKYDFNDNATLQSIYPRKNYDVLTYDLSIDLSYFLFKADMDNENLDTLFAPGKQKITLKIDSNDVNSFIIDAVDLTIENINILSDYTSDNFSYEIKEQFIQFNSKIILKAGDIINIEIDYNIHRAFKRGIYFYGRNTSEQNLGSEPIIYTQSQPTNTKYWMPCNDAPYDKAITSVTITVPSSFTALSNGNLDSIKYSEVDDIILETYYYSHDKPLSPYLTTVVASKYSSFEQYYQRVTNPLDTVVFTNYMWDIDLNPPTGHPYNGRFYLRNQPNMMAVYASLFGEYTFDKYGTVAVFPYMFGGMEHQTLTTIHRNWLRRFSETGLTHEIAHHWIGNLLTCASWNDIWINEGGATWFEALWYEAANQDGTFYYNHLLGVANAYFNRPNKAEFAVYGVPESQVFIQTHITYLKASWVYHMLAELVGRDYFFQVMHDIFEGNKFRSVTTEEFIELFKLHIQNPKMDLDLYFSQWLYGKGHPIYRINAEFPDNNPDKYEYDVFISQVQDPEQSYQEVYEMWIDILFLDDNDNLLKSESVYNNSRNQKFSFEFDFPVQKILIDYRKVLCEIEEFVVSVSDNRISKAKVRIAPNPALSGESINLFYDNDVNITRIKIFDLTGNLIYQKDGNSLNQINFALPQGFYIAEFRTKYGIIREKLIIN, from the coding sequence ATGAAAAAATTAGCTGTTTATTTATTATTTTTAAGTTTAACTTACTCTTATTCTGCAATTCCTGAATATATGCTGATTGAAGGATTTACTCCCGAAACTAAGCACACTCACTGTGAATCAGGTTGCTGCAGTCAAAAATATGATTTCAACGATAATGCAACTCTTCAAAGCATCTATCCACGAAAAAACTATGATGTTCTGACTTACGATTTGTCAATTGATTTGTCATATTTTCTGTTTAAAGCGGATATGGACAATGAGAATCTTGATACACTTTTTGCACCCGGAAAGCAGAAAATTACATTAAAAATTGACAGTAATGATGTAAATTCATTTATTATTGATGCCGTGGATTTAACTATTGAGAACATCAATATTTTGTCTGATTATACTTCTGATAATTTTTCTTACGAAATAAAAGAACAATTCATACAGTTCAATTCTAAAATAATTCTCAAAGCCGGTGATATAATTAATATTGAAATTGATTATAATATTCACAGAGCATTTAAGCGGGGTATTTACTTTTATGGAAGAAATACATCTGAGCAAAATTTGGGCAGTGAACCAATTATATATACACAAAGTCAGCCAACTAATACAAAATACTGGATGCCCTGCAATGACGCTCCTTATGATAAAGCAATCACATCGGTTACTATTACAGTACCTAGCTCTTTTACCGCCCTCTCAAACGGAAATCTTGATTCAATCAAATATTCAGAAGTTGATGATATAATTTTAGAAACCTACTACTACAGTCATGATAAACCTTTGTCGCCTTATTTGACTACAGTTGTAGCATCAAAATACAGTAGCTTTGAACAGTATTATCAGAGGGTTACAAATCCGCTGGATACAGTTGTCTTTACAAATTATATGTGGGATATTGATTTAAATCCTCCAACAGGCCATCCTTACAACGGTAGATTTTATCTTCGTAATCAGCCAAACATGATGGCTGTTTATGCCTCGCTTTTTGGTGAATATACATTTGATAAATATGGAACCGTTGCAGTATTTCCCTATATGTTCGGTGGGATGGAACATCAGACGCTGACAACTATTCATCGAAACTGGCTCAGACGATTCTCAGAAACCGGATTAACTCATGAAATCGCTCACCACTGGATTGGAAATTTGCTAACCTGTGCTTCATGGAATGATATTTGGATTAATGAGGGTGGTGCCACTTGGTTTGAAGCTCTTTGGTATGAAGCCGCAAATCAGGATGGAACATTTTATTACAATCATTTGCTTGGAGTTGCAAATGCTTATTTTAATCGCCCCAACAAAGCCGAGTTTGCAGTTTATGGAGTACCGGAAAGTCAAGTTTTCATACAAACTCATATAACCTATCTGAAAGCAAGCTGGGTATATCACATGCTGGCTGAACTGGTTGGCAGGGATTATTTTTTTCAGGTAATGCATGATATTTTTGAAGGCAATAAATTCAGAAGTGTAACTACTGAAGAATTTATCGAACTATTTAAGTTGCATATTCAAAATCCTAAAATGGATTTAGACTTATACTTCAGCCAGTGGCTTTATGGAAAGGGGCACCCAATTTACAGAATAAATGCAGAGTTTCCTGATAATAATCCTGATAAATACGAGTATGATGTCTTCATCTCTCAAGTTCAGGATCCTGAGCAATCCTATCAGGAAGTTTATGAAATGTGGATTGATATTTTATTTTTAGACGATAATGACAATTTGTTGAAATCCGAGTCAGTTTATAATAACAGTCGAAATCAGAAATTCTCATTTGAGTTTGATTTTCCTGTACAAAAAATATTAATTGATTACCGAAAAGTACTCTGCGAAATTGAGGAATTTGTCGTATCAGTTTCAGATAATCGTATATCAAAGGCAAAAGTACGGATAGCTCCCAATCCTGCACTTTCAGGTGAATCAATAAACTTATTTTATGATAATGATGTTAATATTACCAGAATAAAAATATTTGATTTGACAGGTAATTTGATTTATCAAAAAGATGGTAATTCTTTAAATCAAATTAACTTTGCACTTCCTCAAGGATTTTATATTGCAGAATTCCGAACTAAATATGGTATAATTCGGGAAAAGCTGATAATAAATTAA